In the genome of Pangasianodon hypophthalmus isolate fPanHyp1 chromosome 15, fPanHyp1.pri, whole genome shotgun sequence, the window TTCTAGATAacttattatttacaatatcaAGTAAACACTCTGCATTTGAAAAGTACTATACAAATAGAACTTTAATTGTGTTTGGTTCCTTGAACGTGTTGAGCTCAAATGTCAAAAGCAGAGCTCTTATCAGTTCAGAAGCATTATGAGTGCACTCCCCGAGGCACTGgactgacctctgacctcagtGACAGTTGATGGGTCGGGGGCAATCGTGTCTGAAATCTTTTGACCTGCACACATTGCCTTTAGAGTCTGGAAAACAGCCAGAGGTGccacattcatcttcaggaggTCCACGATGATCCTACAAGATCAACAAGAAATGACTATTGAGCTTGTTCCATTTCCATCATTACTGGGCTTCTAACATTGTGTGGCACATAGAATACATATGTAGGGCTACATATagagactatatatatatatatattagactCCATATGTAGGGAATACATATTTCTGTATGAAACTCCAATGCCATTAGCGCACCTCTCTACACATATCTGGCATTAGATCTACACTGTTTCTGATTTACTCAAATGAGTAGCAGGTAAACGGACATGGGTGTACTGATTCTCTGATGATCTCTTATGTCTCTTACAGTcagatgtcaaaaaaaaaaaaaaaaaaaaaaaaaaaagatattctgACTCACTTGAAGACCTCTTGGTCCATGACTATACCAGCAGCTTGAGTGAGCTCAAACAGCTCAGTTTCTTCAGCGTTGAGgaccttcttctttttcacacTGTATTTTTGCACATTGCCACTGACCGTCACACCGAGAGATGGAGAGTCTGGAGCAGTGGGCATTGTGCCAGGTTGAGTGGAATGGGAGGTCATTAGTAATCAGGCAGCACCTAAAAACAAGAATATCAATTCAAATCCAATAGCAGTGGGGGTTTCCATAAAGAGGTTTTACACCATGTTATTACAGTGTTCCATCCATCCtacacagggagcctggagcctggacAGGGtcccaacccattgcagggcaaaattgtacacattcacatatttctgaaatgccaatcagcttaCAGCGCATGTAtttggacttggggaggaaactggagtacccagaggaatcGAACCCTCAACCCAAGAGATGTGAGGCAGGCGTGCTAACCACTAGG includes:
- the mzt2b gene encoding mitotic-spindle organizing protein 2 isoform X1; the encoded protein is MTSHSTQPGTMPTAPDSPSLGVTVSGNVQKYSVKKKKVLNAEETELFELTQAAGIVMDQEVFKIIVDLLKMNVAPLAVFQTLKAMCAGQKISDTIAPDPSTVTEVREEDSKVPDKSAKKTTPQAPSTAPAAHPQRAGAKIVVYSPGEQSAPLSQVRSKSGTGHAEKREQRVPRQASATRGQKSAKSSGSSSSSSQLTSN
- the mzt2b gene encoding mitotic-spindle organizing protein 2 isoform X2 gives rise to the protein MTSHSTQPGTMPTAPDSPSLGVTVSGNVQKYSVKKKKVLNAEETELFELTQAAGIVMDQEVFKIIVDLLKMNVAPLAVFQTLKAMCAGQKISDTIAPDPSTVTEVRVRSKSGTGHAEKREQRVPRQASATRGQKSAKSSGSSSSSSQLTSN